The stretch of DNA CCAGCCTGGGTGTGGGGTTCAGTTCTGAGGTGGTGGCTAGCCTTTCCTCAGGTTGGATTTGCACCAACTGGCGAGTATGAATTTATCTCGGCACGCCTGCGCTCTCTGCGGTTTTCTGAATAGTCCTAGTAAATAGTAAATAATCTCTAATTCTTAGCATCTCGTTTTATCATCATTGAAGGAAAAATTCATCTGCAATAGGGTCATATTTTATTTAGTAGATATGATCTTTACTACATCACTATCTTCAAGTTCATGTTTTTCACCCATCCGCATCTTGGTTTTGGCATTCACTGCATGCAGGAAGCCATCACCGATATCGGTATGGACCATATATGCCAGGTCATGAGGCGTTGAGCCGCGCTGCAATAAAAATGCATCCGGCAGCATCCTGTCCTTTTTATCTGTATATTTATTCTCATCCTCGACCGGATAGACCACTATCTGGTCCAGCAGTTCCAGGACCGCGGTATTGATACACTCCTGGATTTTGGTACTGCCTTTTTCGTCAAGGAGCATCTTGATCTTATCAAGCCCCACCTTCTGGGCATCGCTTAGTTCTGCTTTGATCTTGAACTCCTTATCACCGGGCAGGTACTCGATCACACCACTTTTAGCAGCCATACGCAGGGCATATTCGGCAGCTGCAGACGTGGGTACCACCACACGGTCCGCTGACATAAGACGCTCTATCAGTTCAGGTGGTGCAATATCCATCTTATTGGCAGCGATTATCAGGGGTTTGCTTTCTTTGCGCAGGGCATCTGCCAGTGCGATCATCTCCTCGTCAGTCCATTTGGTAGGGTCGTCAGGCATTTTTATCTTTAACAGCACTACCCTTGCCTGGTGTTCGTTCACGCCTGCACCCTGCAACTGGTCAGAGATAACCCGCTCCAATTTCAGGTTCTCGGCTTTTATCCTGCGGGAGAGCCTGTCCCAGTTACGTTTAAGGATACCGGACATCCACATAGTGATCTCGTGTTCAAGGAATTCAATATCATCAACAGGGTCATGCTGGCCAATGCCTACCGGATTACCTTCAATGTCAGTGCCGCCCGATGCATCTATCACGTGTATGATGGCATTGGCTTGCCCCAGGTTATCCAGGAATGCATTGCCCAGCCCCTTTCCTTTATGGGCATCAGGGACAAGCCCGGCAATGTCTATGATCTCTACAGGCACGAATCTGGTACCGTCCTGGCATTGACCGCATTGTTTGCCCAGGCTCTTACATGGGCACTCAACTCTTACATGAGTGACCCCGTGATTGGCATCTATGGTTGTGAATGGATGGTTTGCCATCTCAACATTGGCAAGTGTGGCAGCATTGAAGAAAGTGCTCTTACCTGAATTTGGTTTTCCGGCCAGTCCGATAGAAATTGACATTATCCATATCTTCTGTTTTGTTTGATTTTATAGTTTTGGTGCAGTATCCAGACTATACGCATACTGCATAACTGGAACAAAGCGAAATATTTAACACCTACATTGCTCACTTGACAAGGATATGTGTATATGGTAGGTGACTATTACGTCTTCAAATATTCAACTTTGCTATCAATGCGGAAAATGTACTGCCATCTGTCCGGTCAGGAGGGTTGTTAAAACCTCACCGAGAAACACTATTTACATGAACAACGTATACAGGACGACTTCAGATGATA from ANME-2 cluster archaeon encodes:
- a CDS encoding redox-regulated ATPase YchF, translating into MSISIGLAGKPNSGKSTFFNAATLANVEMANHPFTTIDANHGVTHVRVECPCKSLGKQCGQCQDGTRFVPVEIIDIAGLVPDAHKGKGLGNAFLDNLGQANAIIHVIDASGGTDIEGNPVGIGQHDPVDDIEFLEHEITMWMSGILKRNWDRLSRRIKAENLKLERVISDQLQGAGVNEHQARVVLLKIKMPDDPTKWTDEEMIALADALRKESKPLIIAANKMDIAPPELIERLMSADRVVVPTSAAAEYALRMAAKSGVIEYLPGDKEFKIKAELSDAQKVGLDKIKMLLDEKGSTKIQECINTAVLELLDQIVVYPVEDENKYTDKKDRMLPDAFLLQRGSTPHDLAYMVHTDIGDGFLHAVNAKTKMRMGEKHELEDSDVVKIISTK